The following coding sequences lie in one Cannabis sativa cultivar Pink pepper isolate KNU-18-1 chromosome 5, ASM2916894v1, whole genome shotgun sequence genomic window:
- the LOC115716368 gene encoding beta-carotene hydroxylase 2, chloroplastic, producing the protein MAAGLSTALTPKPFRLIQSSYLLPQHTSLAFSPLNLCPQRTILRARPRLCVTVCVIMGDKKQSTHMEISDEEIPDSNADSVQISPRLVEKRARKESERFTYLVAAVMSTFGITSMAVLAVYYRFYWQMEGREIPLTEMFGTFALSVGAAVGMEFWARWAHKALWHASLWNMHESHHRPREGPFELNDVFAIVNAVPAIALLSYGFFHKGLVPGLCFGAGLGITVFGMAYMFVHDGLVHRRFPVGPIANVPYFRKVAAAHKLHHSDKFDGVPYGLFLGPKELEQVGGLEELEKEINRTAKSYKNS; encoded by the exons ATGGCGGCGGGACTCTCAACCGCCTTAACCCCTAAACCTTTCCGTCTCATCCAATCTTCCTATCTCCTCCCCCAGCACACTTCCTTAGCCTTCTCCCCCCTCAATCTATGCCCCCAGAGAACGATTCTCCGAGCCCGCCCCAGATTATGTGTCACAGTTTGCGTGATTATGGGGGACAAGAAACAGAGTACGCATATGGAGATTTCGGATGAGGAAATCCCCGATAGTAATGCCGACTCAGTACAGATCTCGCCACGCCTGGTGGAGAAGCGTGCACGGAAGGAATCGGAGAGGTTTACGTATCTTGTTGCGGCTGTTATGTCTACCTTTGGAATTACTTCCATGGCTGTTTTGGCTGTTTACTATAGATTTTACTGGCAAATGGAG GGTAGAGAGATTCCTTTGACTGAAATGTTCGGTACATTTGCTCTATCCGTTGGTGCTGCG GTGGGTATGGAGTTTTGGGCAAGATGGGCTCACAAGGCTCTTTGGCACGCTTCCTTATGGAACATGCACGAG TCTCACCACCGACCTAGAGAAGGTCCATTCGAGCTCAACGATGTGTTCGCCATAGTCAATGCAGTCCCAGCCATAGCTCTCCTCTCCTATGGATTCTTCCACAAAGGTCTAGTTCCAGGATTATGCTTCGGTGCA GGTCTTGGCATTACGGTGTTTGGGATGGCCTACATGTTCGTCCACGATGGTTTGGTCCACAGAAGATTCCCAGTGGGTCCCATTGCCAACGTTCCATATTTTAGAAAAGTGGCTGCCGCTCACAAG CTCCACCACTCGGACAAATTCGATGGTGTGCCTTATGGGTTATTTTTAGGACCAaag GAACTTGAACAAGTTGGAGGTCTTGAAGAGCTTGAAAAGGAGATCAATAGAACAGCCAAATCATACAAGAATTCATGA